In the Cellvibrio sp. KY-GH-1 genome, TAAAAATACCAATAAATCGAATACCTGAGGTTCAAGTGCAACTGTGGTGGTACCTCGCCTCAGTTCAGCGATATCCGTATCCAGCGTAAAGTGATCGAAGATTAGTTTCATCGCTTAATCCTAACGAGCAGCCTCGGAAGGGTCAACTCGAAGGATGGTGAACAACCCTAGCGCTACAAAATATTACAAACATAATCGCAGCGGCGGCGCACGCAAGTTTGTTTTTGTGCTTCAATAACTTACACTCCATTGCCAGGTTTATTATGGTCTGCGGCCGCAGGTGTTGGCCGGTAGTCAATGAACCCTGAATTACGAATAACGTCATAGGCATTGTCGTATGTAGGTTTACATAACGGCGCCCGCGGTTAAAGCCGCACTCTGTTTTATCTATACAGGCAGGTAATCCCATGAAAGCGATATTGAAACATACAGCACTTCGTTTAAGTTTGATTGCGTTGGCCAGCGTTTTGGTTGCTGGCTGCTCAGTCACTAAAAAACATGAAAAGGATGCGCAAGTTAAAGCGGATAAGGAGGGGCTTTCGGTAGTCAAGGATTCCAAATTTGATGGCACTTTTGTTGCGCCCAATGCCCAATTTGCACAGTACAAAAAGTTATTTGTTGAACAGCTTGATATGACGGATGTGAAAATCCGTAAACTGTCGAATACTAATTTTAGTAATGATACCCCCTGGGAGCTGAACGATAATGATCGTCGCTATTATCAGGAACGTTATACCGAAGCGTTGATGAATAACCTGATTGTCGATGGGCGTTATTCCACAGCAATGCAAGCCGGCGCTGATGTCATGACTGTTAGGGCTAAGGTATTGGAAATTGCACCGCTCGGCAGTAAGGATGACTTTAAAGGTCGCCCTAACAATGTGAAAGTATACAGCGAGGGAATGGGGACTATGACTCTGGAGATTTCCCTGTATGACTCTGCCTCTGGAAAAGTGCTGGGAATAATTACAGATCAGCGTGATTTGGGAAGAATATGGGAAGAAAATAATCGCGTTACTAATAATGTTCAGGTGCGCGTGGCATTCGATGCCTGGTTAAAAAAGCTGCGCAATGAGCTGGATCGTCTTTCCAAATAAACATTGCCGTTTTTTCAAATCAACTGCTTTTCTTGACAATAAAAAAGGGTGGTCCCAATGACCACCCTTTTTTGTTGTTCCGGTTTTTTACGAAACTATTTCAAATCATCCAGATATTGCTCTGCATCCAGCGCCGCCATACAACCAGCGCCTGATGAAGTAATTGCCTGGCGGTATACATGGTCAGCTACGTCACCGGCGGCAAACACGCCAGGGATGTTCGTTGCAGTTGCATTGCCTTCCAAACCGCTTTTTACTTTAATGTAGCCATTGTGCATATCCAATTGGCCTTCAAAAATGTCGGTGTTGGGCTTGTGACCAATCGCGATAAATACACCGGCAATATCCAGTTCCTGAGTGGAACCATCTTTGGTACTTTTCACGCGTAAACCGGTCACGCCTGAATCATTGCCCAGCACTTCTTCCAATTGGTGGTTCCACAGGATTTTGATATTGCCGGTTTCCGCTTTGGCAAAAAGTTTGTCTTGCAGAATTTTTTCTGATTTCAGCTTGTCGCGACGATGGATCAGCGTTACTTCGCTAGCAATGTTCGACAAATACAGTGCTTCTTCTACCGCCGTATTGCCACCACCCACCACAGCAACTTTTTGGCCGCGATAGAAGAATCCATCACAGGTTGCACAGGCGCTGACACCTTTGCCCATAAACGCTTCTTCGGACGGCAAACCCAAATATTGTGCAGAGGCACCGGTAGAAATAATCAGCGCATCACAGGTGTAAGTGTTGGAACCAATCAGTTTGAATGGACGTTCGGTTAATACGGTTTCATGGATATGGTCAAAAATAATCTGCGTATCGAAGCGCTCAGCGTGCTGCTGCATTTGCACCATCAGGTCTGGCCCCTGCAAGTCGTGTACAC is a window encoding:
- a CDS encoding DUF3313 family protein → MKAILKHTALRLSLIALASVLVAGCSVTKKHEKDAQVKADKEGLSVVKDSKFDGTFVAPNAQFAQYKKLFVEQLDMTDVKIRKLSNTNFSNDTPWELNDNDRRYYQERYTEALMNNLIVDGRYSTAMQAGADVMTVRAKVLEIAPLGSKDDFKGRPNNVKVYSEGMGTMTLEISLYDSASGKVLGIITDQRDLGRIWEENNRVTNNVQVRVAFDAWLKKLRNELDRLSK
- the trxB gene encoding thioredoxin-disulfide reductase — its product is MSEVQHHQLIILGSGPAGYTAAIYAARANLKPVVITGMQQGGQLTTTTEVENWPGGVHDLQGPDLMVQMQQHAERFDTQIIFDHIHETVLTERPFKLIGSNTYTCDALIISTGASAQYLGLPSEEAFMGKGVSACATCDGFFYRGQKVAVVGGGNTAVEEALYLSNIASEVTLIHRRDKLKSEKILQDKLFAKAETGNIKILWNHQLEEVLGNDSGVTGLRVKSTKDGSTQELDIAGVFIAIGHKPNTDIFEGQLDMHNGYIKVKSGLEGNATATNIPGVFAAGDVADHVYRQAITSSGAGCMAALDAEQYLDDLK